A segment of the Flavobacterium azooxidireducens genome:
AACGTGCTTTGGAAAAGTTGACCAAAGCTAATTTGCGTTTCGTGGTATCTGTTGCTAAACAATATCAAAATCAAGGACTTACACTTCCCGATTTAATTAACGAAGGAAACTTAGGACTTATAAAAGCCGCACAACGTTTTGATGAAACCCGTGGATTCAAATTCATTTCATACGCAGTATGGTGGATTCGTCAATCGATTCTTCAAGCATTGGCAGAACAATCGCGTATCGTTCGTTTGCCATTAAACAAAATTGGTTCTATCAACAAAATCAACAAAATGTATGCTTTGTTAGAGCAATCTAACGAAAGACCACCTTCTGCTGAAGAAATTGCAAAAGAACTTGATATGACTGTAAATGATGTAAAAGAGTCAATGAAAAACTCCGGTCGTCATTTATCCATGGATGCTCCTTTAGTTGAAGGTGAAGATTCAAATTTATATGACGTTTTGCGTTCAGGTGAGTCACCAAATCCTGACAGAGAATTGATTCATGAATCACTTCGCACAGAAATCGAACGTTCATTAGAAACCCTAACCCCAAGAGAAGCAGACGTAGTTCGTTTGTACTTTGGTTTAGGCGATCAACACCCAATGACCCTAGAAGAAATCGGAGAAACCTTCGATTTAACCCGCGAACGTGTTCGTCAAATTAAAGAAAAAGCAATCCGTAGATTAAAACACACCTCAAGAAGTAAAATATTAAAAACTTATTTAGGATAAATTTTTTCTATACCAATTGCCTTTGATTTATAAAAGTAATTCGTATTTTGCGAGTCTAAAATTGACACGTATATACTAAAAATAGTAAAATTACAAACAGTTTAAACTGTTCGTTTTTTGATTGATGATTGAAACTCCGGCTGATTACCGGAGTTTTG
Coding sequences within it:
- a CDS encoding sigma-70 family RNA polymerase sigma factor, with translation MRQLKITKQVTNRETASLDKYLQEIGKVDLITADEEVELAQRIKAGDQRALEKLTKANLRFVVSVAKQYQNQGLTLPDLINEGNLGLIKAAQRFDETRGFKFISYAVWWIRQSILQALAEQSRIVRLPLNKIGSINKINKMYALLEQSNERPPSAEEIAKELDMTVNDVKESMKNSGRHLSMDAPLVEGEDSNLYDVLRSGESPNPDRELIHESLRTEIERSLETLTPREADVVRLYFGLGDQHPMTLEEIGETFDLTRERVRQIKEKAIRRLKHTSRSKILKTYLG